The following proteins are co-located in the Flavobacterium sp. CECT 9288 genome:
- the gldN gene encoding gliding motility protein GldN codes for MNIKNLFIAIVALSGCFVSSAQSNLLNAKTPDQIGLKTAAQLDSDNDKPLAYGYVHDRDVLMGKTTWEIIDLSEKINFSLYFPIDTANIGNDRRSLYDVLSKAIKSGKITEVYTDSYFNTKKSLKDIQASLTRIDTTDAGREQINAGSKVSEEYILTENLSAQDVTQYKIKGYWYFDKRQSELKYRLLGICPVTPDVYTMNSEEKDYIELFWIFFPAAREVLHDAKAFNDKNSALPISFDQILNSRRFNATIYKEENVYGDRRIDEYMKDNAQNQLLESERVKDKIRNFESDMWNY; via the coding sequence ATGAATATCAAAAATTTATTTATCGCAATCGTCGCTTTATCGGGTTGTTTTGTGTCAAGTGCACAATCCAATTTATTGAATGCGAAAACTCCAGATCAAATTGGATTAAAAACAGCTGCGCAACTTGACTCGGATAATGATAAGCCCCTTGCTTATGGTTATGTTCATGATAGAGATGTGTTGATGGGTAAAACAACGTGGGAAATTATAGATCTTAGTGAAAAGATTAATTTTTCTTTGTATTTCCCTATTGATACTGCCAATATCGGTAATGATAGAAGATCTTTGTATGATGTATTGTCTAAAGCAATTAAAAGTGGTAAAATAACTGAAGTGTATACGGATAGTTATTTTAATACAAAAAAATCGCTTAAAGATATCCAAGCTTCATTAACAAGAATTGATACAACGGATGCAGGTAGAGAGCAAATTAATGCTGGAAGTAAAGTTTCTGAAGAGTATATATTAACAGAAAATCTTTCTGCTCAAGATGTAACACAATATAAAATCAAAGGGTATTGGTATTTTGACAAACGTCAAAGTGAATTGAAATATCGTTTGTTAGGTATTTGTCCTGTTACTCCAGATGTGTATACTATGAACAGTGAAGAGAAAGATTATATTGAATTATTTTGGATCTTTTTCCCAGCTGCTAGAGAGGTATTGCATGATGCTAAAGCTTTTAATGATAAAAACTCTGCATTGCCAATTTCATTTGATCAAATTTTAAACTCAAGACGTTTCAATGCCACAATTTATAAAGAGGAAAATGTTTATGGTGACAGAAGAATTGATGAGTACATGAAAGACAATGCTCAAAATCAATTATTAGAATCTGAAAGAGTGAAAGATAAAATTCGAAACTTTGAATCAGATATGTGGAACTACTAG
- the gldL gene encoding gliding motility protein GldL, with amino-acid sequence MALLGKKAMNFAYGMGAAVVILGALFKITHIEFGFLTGNLMLTIGLVVEALIFALSAFEPVDDELDWTLVYPELANGQAKPATKKVETIADTQGLLSQKLDAMLKDAKIDGELMASLGSSIKNFESAAKGIAPTVDSIASTKKYSEELTLAASQMESLNSLYKVQLESASRNAQINEEVAQNNMKLKEQMQSLTSNLSSLNSVYGGMLSAMNNKG; translated from the coding sequence ATGGCATTATTAGGAAAAAAAGCAATGAATTTCGCTTACGGTATGGGGGCTGCGGTTGTAATCCTTGGAGCATTATTTAAAATTACTCACATTGAATTTGGTTTTTTAACAGGTAATTTGATGCTTACTATTGGTCTTGTTGTTGAGGCTTTGATTTTCGCATTATCTGCTTTTGAACCTGTTGATGATGAGTTGGACTGGACTTTAGTTTATCCTGAATTAGCAAATGGACAAGCTAAACCTGCTACTAAAAAAGTAGAGACTATAGCTGATACGCAAGGTTTATTGTCGCAAAAGTTAGATGCTATGCTTAAAGATGCTAAAATTGATGGTGAATTAATGGCAAGTTTAGGAAGCAGTATCAAGAATTTTGAATCAGCTGCAAAAGGAATTGCTCCTACAGTAGATTCAATTGCTTCTACAAAAAAATACAGTGAAGAGTTAACTCTTGCTGCATCTCAAATGGAATCTTTAAACAGTTTATATAAGGTACAATTGGAAAGTGCTTCTAGAAATGCTCAAATCAATGAGGAAGTAGCGCAAAACAATATGAAGCTTAAAGAGCAAATGCAATCTTTAACTTCAAACTTATCTTCTTTGAATTCAGTTTACGGAGGAATGCTTTCTGCTATGAACAATAAAGGATAA
- a CDS encoding App1 family protein, with the protein MKPILKLYRGYANEQELIVMGHVFKPTTLEEYNFQKKNLKNATSVIKMFQMKTQANADVYLELNGSKIHTKTLDDGYFKFCIPLDPNSDYGWIDYEVSMTYEKETIIKKESYIRPHKGNLGIISDIDDTFLVSYTFNPLLKLYVLLFKNINKRKIYDDVVTHYQALSSAGRNNESEFNAFFYVSSSEWNLYRFIINFTAIHKLPKAVLLLKDIKSSLTDFFMTGRGGHNHKFEKIKHILEFYPNLEYVLLGDDSQHDPYLYESICKIFPVTVKAVYIRQTGSSKKEKVSLVLNNLTSLNVAVCYFKESSEAISHSKSIGIIN; encoded by the coding sequence ATGAAGCCTATTTTAAAATTATACCGTGGTTATGCAAATGAACAAGAATTAATTGTCATGGGTCATGTATTTAAACCAACTACGTTAGAAGAGTATAATTTTCAAAAGAAAAACCTCAAAAATGCTACATCGGTAATCAAAATGTTTCAGATGAAAACACAAGCCAATGCCGATGTTTACTTAGAACTAAATGGTTCTAAAATACACACTAAAACGCTTGATGATGGCTATTTTAAGTTTTGTATTCCTCTAGATCCCAACAGCGATTATGGATGGATTGACTATGAAGTAAGCATGACTTATGAAAAAGAAACCATCATAAAAAAAGAAAGCTATATCAGGCCGCACAAGGGAAATTTAGGAATCATATCAGATATTGATGATACCTTTCTGGTTTCCTATACCTTCAATCCTTTATTGAAGTTGTATGTCCTTCTGTTTAAAAACATAAACAAACGCAAAATTTACGATGATGTAGTTACTCATTACCAAGCGTTGAGCTCTGCGGGAAGAAATAACGAGTCCGAATTCAATGCTTTTTTTTATGTTTCTAGTAGTGAATGGAATTTATACCGTTTTATTATCAATTTTACGGCAATTCACAAACTCCCAAAAGCGGTGTTGTTATTAAAAGATATTAAAAGCAGTTTAACCGATTTTTTTATGACGGGCAGAGGCGGTCACAATCACAAATTCGAAAAAATAAAACATATTCTTGAATTTTACCCCAATCTTGAATATGTACTACTTGGTGATGACTCTCAGCATGATCCTTATTTATACGAATCCATTTGTAAAATATTTCCTGTAACGGTAAAAGCGGTTTACATCAGGCAAACAGGCAGTTCAAAAAAAGAAAAAGTCAGTTTAGTTTTAAACAACTTAACTTCACTTAACGTTGCTGTGTGCTATTTTAAGGAAAGTAGCGAGGCGATTTCTCATTCTAAATCTATTGGTATTATCAACTAA
- the gldM gene encoding gliding motility protein GldM produces MAGGKLTPRQKMINLMYLVFIAMLALNMSKEVLSAFGIMNEKFEGSNSAAEQSNAQMLMSLDAKAAEAGGEFTAASGTAHKVEAITKKFYDYIANLKVDVLKGTEVDPETGKLPYESMDKGDNLDQSWFGPAGYSAKGNEVVKTVEQYKADMKAALGDNKKLSAIVSEVESKFSLQPVKNKDGISIPYLDYNFKGFPAVASLAKLSAWQNDVKKMETDVYNTLLGKAAVAAASYSNYQAIVVLDKSAYFQGEQVTGKVVLGRYDENTKPTSFSGPGKIVNGQAVIAMTAGNVGEQSINGQFTFLEDGKNIPLKFAGKYVVVPRPNSATISADKMNVVYRGVQNPITISFAGIPDNQVNASAPGLSKVGNGKYVMSPGAGNEVIINVSGKMADGKVASDKKVFRIKGIPGPTGTIRGEMGVVKGPKSNLEISTVGAKLVDFDFEVGLSVIGFNLKVTGQPTVVVQGNKLNAQCKAVLSKAGRGDQVTISEIKTKLDGAGSYLLPRTAPVIFEIQ; encoded by the coding sequence ATGGCAGGAGGAAAACTAACCCCTAGACAGAAGATGATAAACCTGATGTACTTGGTTTTCATCGCAATGTTAGCATTAAATATGTCCAAAGAAGTATTATCTGCTTTTGGAATTATGAATGAAAAATTTGAAGGTTCTAATAGTGCTGCAGAGCAATCAAATGCACAAATGTTGATGAGTTTAGATGCTAAGGCTGCTGAAGCCGGTGGTGAATTTACTGCTGCATCTGGAACCGCACATAAAGTAGAAGCCATCACAAAGAAGTTTTACGATTACATCGCTAATTTAAAAGTAGATGTTTTAAAAGGAACCGAAGTTGATCCAGAAACGGGTAAATTACCTTATGAGTCAATGGATAAGGGCGATAACTTAGATCAATCTTGGTTTGGTCCTGCAGGATATTCTGCAAAAGGGAACGAAGTTGTTAAAACTGTAGAGCAATACAAAGCAGATATGAAAGCTGCATTAGGAGATAATAAAAAACTTTCTGCAATTGTTTCTGAAGTTGAATCTAAATTCTCTTTACAACCTGTTAAAAATAAAGACGGAATTTCTATTCCTTATTTAGATTACAATTTCAAAGGTTTTCCAGCTGTTGCATCATTAGCTAAATTATCTGCTTGGCAAAATGATGTTAAGAAAATGGAGACTGATGTTTATAATACGTTGTTAGGAAAAGCGGCCGTTGCTGCTGCTTCATACAGTAATTATCAAGCAATTGTTGTATTAGATAAAAGTGCATATTTTCAAGGAGAGCAAGTTACTGGTAAAGTAGTTTTAGGAAGATATGATGAAAATACAAAACCTACTTCATTTTCAGGACCAGGTAAAATTGTTAACGGTCAAGCTGTTATTGCTATGACTGCTGGAAATGTAGGTGAGCAATCTATCAATGGACAATTTACTTTCCTTGAGGATGGTAAAAACATTCCATTAAAATTCGCTGGTAAATATGTTGTAGTTCCTAGACCAAATTCGGCTACTATCTCTGCTGATAAAATGAATGTTGTTTATAGAGGTGTTCAAAACCCTATAACAATTTCATTTGCAGGTATTCCAGATAATCAAGTAAATGCATCGGCACCTGGATTATCAAAAGTAGGTAATGGTAAATATGTTATGTCTCCTGGAGCAGGTAATGAAGTTATTATCAATGTTTCTGGTAAAATGGCTGACGGTAAAGTAGCTTCTGATAAAAAAGTATTTAGAATTAAAGGAATCCCTGGTCCAACAGGAACAATTAGAGGAGAAATGGGTGTTGTTAAAGGGCCTAAATCTAACTTAGAAATTTCTACTGTAGGAGCTAAACTTGTTGACTTTGATTTTGAAGTGGGACTAAGTGTTATTGGTTTTAACCTTAAGGTTACAGGCCAGCCAACAGTAGTTGTACAAGGAAACAAATTGAATGCGCAGTGTAAAGCTGTACTTTCTAAGGCAGGTAGAGGTGATCAAGTTACCATTTCCGAAATAAAAACAAAACTTGATGGTGCTGGTAGTTATTTATTACCAAGAACTGCTCCGGTTATTTTTGAAATACAATAA
- a CDS encoding diacylglycerol kinase family protein produces MKKNILFVVNPISGDIDKSALIESVSQFAAKENLNIIVYTTTGENDIQNIKDLYTNYKPARIIVAGGDGTIKMVAEAMEKEDVILGILPAGSANGLAVDLNLPTTVEENLSIAFLNDYLAIDMISINGKKSIHLSDIGLNAALVKNYESSSVRGMWGYALQTVSTLMELDDPFIATITGDFPTIVSEARMVVIANSQKYGTGVTINPHGVMNDGKFELVVLKNMDLLLLGKIITGNMPLDDEDVAIISTNKAQISLNVPADFQIDGEYCGKETKLNIEILKGQMKVAIPDIDSSII; encoded by the coding sequence TTGAAAAAGAATATCTTATTTGTTGTAAATCCTATTTCTGGAGATATTGATAAATCAGCCTTGATAGAATCTGTATCTCAATTTGCCGCAAAAGAAAATTTGAATATCATAGTTTATACAACTACAGGTGAAAATGATATTCAAAATATAAAAGACCTATATACTAACTATAAGCCTGCACGCATAATCGTTGCAGGAGGTGATGGTACCATCAAAATGGTTGCCGAAGCCATGGAAAAAGAGGATGTGATATTAGGAATATTACCAGCAGGCTCTGCCAATGGTTTGGCTGTTGATCTCAATTTACCTACAACTGTAGAGGAGAATCTATCAATTGCATTTTTGAATGATTACTTAGCTATTGATATGATTTCAATCAACGGAAAAAAAAGTATTCATTTAAGTGATATTGGTCTTAATGCAGCATTGGTAAAAAATTATGAAAGCAGTAGTGTAAGAGGAATGTGGGGTTATGCTTTGCAAACCGTGTCTACATTAATGGAGCTTGATGATCCTTTTATAGCCACTATTACTGGAGATTTTCCAACTATTGTGAGCGAAGCTAGAATGGTGGTTATAGCTAATTCTCAAAAATATGGTACTGGTGTTACTATAAATCCTCATGGAGTAATGAACGATGGAAAATTTGAATTGGTAGTGTTGAAAAATATGGATTTACTCTTGTTGGGTAAAATAATAACGGGAAATATGCCTCTTGATGATGAGGATGTTGCTATTATATCAACAAATAAAGCTCAAATTTCGCTCAATGTACCTGCAGACTTTCAAATAGATGGTGAGTATTGTGGTAAAGAAACCAAATTAAATATTGAAATACTTAAAGGACAAATGAAAGTGGCTATTCCTGATATTGATAGCTCAATTATTTAA
- a CDS encoding DUF983 domain-containing protein encodes MLKKGSKLYSILTGTCPKCQNESMYLEKNPFQLTKILKMKENCSHCGLRYQIEPSFFYGAMYVSYGLNVALGIAAFVVSFILFNTNLKIAFAAIIATLIITFPFVLRWSRNIYINMFISYDPNATIKKN; translated from the coding sequence ATGTTAAAAAAAGGATCCAAATTATATAGCATTTTAACAGGAACTTGTCCTAAATGCCAGAATGAGAGCATGTATTTGGAAAAAAATCCATTTCAATTGACAAAAATTCTAAAAATGAAAGAAAATTGTAGTCATTGTGGATTGCGTTACCAAATAGAACCTTCATTTTTTTATGGAGCCATGTATGTTAGTTACGGACTTAATGTTGCTTTAGGTATAGCAGCATTTGTTGTCTCATTTATTTTATTTAATACAAACTTAAAAATAGCTTTCGCTGCCATTATAGCTACCCTCATTATAACTTTTCCATTTGTCCTTAGATGGTCCAGAAATATATACATCAACATGTTTATTTCTTACGATCCAAATGCAACTATAAAAAAGAATTAA
- a CDS encoding FAD-binding oxidoreductase, whose product MLDYIIVGSGLAGLSFAEYALRNHKSIMVFDNNSQNSSKIAGGLYNPVILKRFSEVWNAQQQLDVMNEFYTILEKKLNKQFDFKTPILRKFYSVEEQNNWFLAADKKGLEPFLSTNLIYKNVNGIDAPFGYGEVLQTGYVDTASFLESFCFYLKKLDVFIPESFDYNELIQDQDGVSYNGLKARHIVFAEGFGLYANPYFNYLPLDGTKGELFIIKASNLDLDVIINTSVFILPLGNDLFKVGATYNWREKDDLPTEAGKIELIDRIKEILACDFTIEAHFAGVRPTVKDRRPLIGTHPEYKRFHVLNGLGTRGVMLGPAMAQELFNHIENQKILEPVIDIKRYESKYYS is encoded by the coding sequence ATGTTAGATTATATTATAGTTGGTTCTGGTTTAGCTGGTTTGTCATTTGCTGAATATGCCTTGCGCAATCATAAATCTATTATGGTTTTTGACAATAATTCTCAAAACTCATCTAAAATTGCAGGAGGTTTATACAATCCTGTTATTTTAAAGCGATTCAGTGAAGTCTGGAATGCGCAACAACAATTGGATGTTATGAATGAATTTTATACCATTTTAGAAAAAAAACTAAATAAACAATTTGATTTTAAGACTCCTATTTTAAGGAAATTTTATTCTGTTGAAGAACAAAATAATTGGTTTCTAGCGGCAGATAAAAAAGGTTTAGAGCCTTTTCTTTCCACTAATTTAATTTATAAAAATGTAAATGGAATAGATGCTCCCTTTGGTTATGGAGAAGTTTTACAAACGGGTTATGTAGACACTGCTTCTTTTTTAGAATCTTTCTGTTTTTATTTAAAAAAACTAGACGTATTTATCCCTGAAAGTTTTGATTACAATGAATTAATTCAAGATCAAGATGGGGTTTCTTATAATGGTTTAAAAGCAAGACATATTGTTTTTGCGGAAGGTTTTGGGCTATATGCCAATCCTTATTTTAATTATTTACCGTTGGATGGAACTAAGGGTGAATTATTTATTATAAAAGCAAGTAATCTAGATCTAGACGTAATTATTAATACTAGTGTTTTTATTTTACCATTAGGAAATGATTTATTCAAAGTGGGAGCTACTTACAATTGGCGAGAGAAAGATGATCTTCCCACAGAAGCTGGTAAAATTGAACTGATTGATCGGATTAAAGAAATTTTAGCTTGTGATTTTACGATAGAAGCCCATTTTGCAGGAGTAAGGCCAACAGTTAAGGATAGGAGACCTCTTATTGGTACGCATCCAGAATACAAGCGTTTTCATGTTTTAAATGGTCTTGGGACACGTGGAGTAATGCTGGGACCTGCTATGGCTCAAGAACTATTCAACCATATTGAAAACCAAAAAATATTAGAACCCGTTATTGATATTAAACGGTATGAATCTAAATATTATTCTTAA
- the abc-f gene encoding ribosomal protection-like ABC-F family protein has translation MLNIHNLSVSFGGTYLFEEVTFRLGAGDRVGLVGKNGAGKSTMLKMLARDFAPDSGVISQEKDIRMGFLRQDIDFEQGRTVLEEAYEAFTEIKIVEKKLEEINHLLVTRTDYESDAYSQIIEDLSDYTHRFELLGGYNYVGDTEKILLGLGFKREVFDNQTETFSGGWRMRIELAKLLLQANDVLLLDEPTNHLDIESIIWLESFLRNYPGVVVIVSHDKMFLDNVTNRTIEISLGKAYDFNKPYSQYLELRHEIREKQLATQKNQAKKIEETEKLIEKFRAKASKASMAQSLIKKLDKVERIEVDEDDNSVMNISFPVSKEPGRVVIEAEDVTKSYGDNTILKDISLLVERGSKIAFVGQNGQGKSTFIKAIVNEFEYQGTIKLGHNVQLGYFAQNQAEYLDGEITLLQTMEDAAADTNRMKVRDMLGSFLFRGDDVEKKVKVLSGGERNRLALCKLLLQPINVLLMDEPTNHLDIKSKNVLKAALQKFGGTLLLVSHDRDFLQGMSNIVYEFKDQKIKEYLGDINYFLEQRNLENMREVEKKDIEKAAAPKESNKTSYEDQKKGKALQNKLSKIESQIKQLERDIQQDDKMLTSNYDKHIEDAKFFTAYNKKKTELDQLLLDWEIIQEEIDNL, from the coding sequence ATGCTTAATATACACAATTTATCTGTTTCTTTTGGTGGTACTTATTTGTTTGAAGAAGTTACTTTTCGTCTAGGTGCTGGGGACAGAGTAGGCCTTGTTGGAAAAAATGGAGCGGGGAAGTCTACCATGCTTAAAATGTTGGCAAGAGATTTTGCACCAGATTCAGGTGTGATTTCACAAGAGAAAGACATTAGAATGGGTTTTTTGCGTCAAGATATTGATTTTGAGCAAGGAAGAACAGTTCTTGAAGAAGCGTATGAAGCTTTTACTGAAATTAAAATTGTTGAAAAAAAGCTTGAAGAAATAAACCATCTGTTGGTTACTAGAACAGATTATGAAAGTGATGCTTACAGCCAAATTATTGAAGATTTATCAGATTACACCCATCGATTTGAGCTTTTAGGAGGATATAATTATGTGGGAGACACCGAAAAAATCTTGTTGGGATTGGGTTTTAAAAGAGAAGTTTTTGACAATCAAACTGAAACTTTTTCTGGAGGTTGGAGAATGCGAATTGAACTAGCAAAATTATTACTTCAGGCGAATGATGTATTGTTATTGGATGAGCCAACAAACCACTTAGATATCGAGAGTATTATTTGGTTGGAAAGTTTTTTAAGAAATTATCCAGGTGTTGTTGTAATTGTTTCGCATGATAAAATGTTTCTTGATAACGTTACGAATAGAACTATTGAGATTTCTCTAGGGAAGGCTTATGATTTCAATAAACCGTATTCACAATATCTTGAACTTCGTCATGAAATTCGAGAAAAGCAATTGGCAACTCAAAAAAACCAAGCTAAAAAAATTGAAGAGACCGAAAAATTGATCGAAAAATTTCGTGCCAAAGCCTCTAAGGCATCGATGGCTCAGTCTTTAATAAAAAAACTAGATAAAGTTGAACGTATAGAGGTTGACGAAGATGATAATTCGGTAATGAATATTTCTTTTCCAGTTTCTAAAGAACCGGGCAGAGTTGTTATTGAGGCCGAAGATGTAACCAAAAGTTATGGTGACAATACTATTTTAAAAGACATTAGTTTATTAGTAGAACGCGGAAGTAAAATTGCTTTTGTAGGTCAAAATGGTCAAGGTAAATCTACATTCATAAAAGCAATCGTAAACGAATTTGAGTATCAAGGGACTATTAAACTAGGACACAATGTGCAATTGGGTTATTTTGCTCAAAATCAAGCAGAATATCTTGATGGTGAAATTACATTGTTACAGACTATGGAAGATGCCGCTGCAGATACGAACCGTATGAAGGTTAGGGATATGTTGGGTTCGTTTTTGTTTAGAGGAGACGATGTTGAGAAAAAAGTAAAGGTACTTTCAGGAGGTGAAAGAAACCGTCTTGCGTTGTGTAAATTATTATTACAGCCTATCAATGTACTGTTGATGGATGAGCCTACGAATCACTTAGATATTAAGTCAAAAAATGTTTTGAAAGCTGCCTTGCAAAAATTTGGAGGAACATTATTATTGGTTTCTCACGATCGTGATTTTTTACAAGGAATGTCTAATATTGTGTATGAATTTAAAGATCAAAAAATTAAGGAGTATTTAGGAGATATCAATTATTTCTTAGAACAGCGCAATTTGGAAAACATGCGCGAAGTAGAGAAAAAAGATATTGAAAAGGCTGCTGCACCAAAGGAGAGCAATAAAACCTCTTATGAAGATCAAAAAAAGGGTAAAGCACTTCAAAATAAATTGAGTAAAATAGAGAGTCAAATTAAACAATTAGAACGCGACATTCAGCAGGATGATAAGATGCTGACTTCTAATTATGACAAACATATAGAAGATGCTAAGTTTTTTACGGCTTACAATAAAAAGAAAACAGAACTGGACCAGTTATTGTTAGACTGGGAAATAATTCAAGAAGAAATTGATAATTTATAA